CGGCGGGTCCGGCCGCTGCTGCACCTGCAGCACCGATGGGTCACCATGCTTGGTGATAACGACTGCACGCATTGTGTTCCTCCGAATCGGCTCGTCGAATCGCAGCACCCGGCCTTGCCGCAACCCCGCAAGCGGGAGTCCCCTGTGATTGAACACGCCGGCAATCCGTTTGTCGCCTGGTACCAAGCCGGACTGGCTGGGACGGCGGCCGGGCTTCGCGGCCTATCGTGCTAGCTGTGCACTACCGCTGGGAACAGCTGACCGCGAGCGTGTATCGCTGCCGACTGCCGTTTTGCGACGTCACGGTCGGCCTGGTGGTGGGCCGCGGCACGGCACTGCTGATCGACGCCGGCACCACGCTGGCTGAAGCGGCCGCGATCCAGGCCGACGTCAGCCAGATCGCCCATTGCCGGGTAACACATATTGTCTTGACACACAAGCACTTTGACCACGTGCTGGGATCAGCAGGCTTCGCCGGCGCCCAGATATACGCCGCTCCCGAGGTTGTCGACTATCTGTCGTCGGCGACCGATCAGCTACGCGCCCATGCACTGCAATACGGCGCCGACGTGGTGCAGATCGACCGCGCGATCGCCGCCTTGCGGCCACCTCGGCGGGGTATCTACGACGCGGTAATCGATCTCGGCGGCCGCTCTGTCACGGTCACCCACCCGGGCACCGGACACACCACCGCCGACCTGGTGGTAGTGGTCCCGGGTGCAGCCGCCGGCGGCGAACCGGTCGTGGTCTTCACCGGCGACCTCATCGAGGAGTCCGCCGATCCGCTGATCGACGCCGATTCCGATGTCGCGGCCTGGCCTGCGACGCTCGATCGGCTCCTGGCACTCGGCGGACCCGACGCCGTCTACGTCCCCGGCCACGGCAGTGTCGTCGACGCGGAGTTCGTCCGGCGCCAGCGGGACTGGTTGAACGAGCCGGGGCGCCGCGAGCCACACTGACCTCGCGCTCCCGGGTGTGGCGACCACCGTCCGCGCGGCCTCACCGCCGCCTGTCGGACCGGGTGGACAACCACCCGGTCAGCCCGTGAATTAACCGCCCAATCCAGGGATACACTCTCTGCGTCAGCGGAATCGGGCGCACAAAGGAGCGCAAGCCCATGGCTATCGCCGAAACGGACACTGCGGTCCGTACACCATTCGAGCAAGACTTCGACAAAGAGACAGCCGAGACGCAGCGATACTTCGACAGCGCCCGCTTCGCCGGCATCATCCGGCTCTACACTGCCCGGCAAGTCGTAGAACAGCGCGGCACAATCCCGGTCGATTACACCGTGGCTCGCACCGCGGCGGCGGCTTTCTACGAGCGCCTGCGCGAGCTTTTCGCCGAACACAAGAGCGTCACCACTTTCGGCCCCTATTCGCCGGGGCAAGCGGTGAGCATGAAGCGTATGGGCATCGAGGCGATCTACCTCGGCGGGTGGGCCACTTCAGCCAAGGGTTCCACCACCGAAGATCCCGGCCCCGACCTGGCCAGCTATCCGCTGAGCCAGGTGCCCGACGACGCCGCCGTCCTGGTGCGCGCACTGCTGACCGCCGACCGCAACCAGGAGTATCTGCGGCTGAACATGACCGAACAGCAGCGCGCTGCGGCCCCGGTCTACGACTTCCGGCCGTTCATCATCGCCGACGCCGACACCGGCCACGGCGGTGATCCGCACGTCCGCAACCTGATCCGCCGCTTCGTCGAGGTCGGCGTGCCGGGGTACCACATCGAGGACCAGCGCCCCGGCACCAAGAAGTGTGGTCACCAGGGCGGCAAGGTTCTGGTGCCGTCGGACGAACAGATCAAGCGACTCAACGCCGCCCGATTCCAGCTCGATGTCATGGGGGTGCCCGGCATCATCGTCGCGCGCACCGACGCCGAGGCAGCCAACCTGATCGACAGCCGGGCCGACGAACGCGACCAGCCGTTCCTCCTCGGCGCAACCAACCTCAACATTCCCTCGTACAAAGCGTGCTTCCTGGCGATGCTGCGGCGCTTCTACGAGCTGGGCGTCAAAGAATTGAACGGCCACCTTCTCTACGCGCTGCCCGAGGGTGAGTACGCGACGGCCAGCGCCTGGCTCGAGCGTCAAGGCATCATGGGCGTGATCACCGATGCCGTCAACACCTGGCGGGAAAATGGCATGACGTCGATCGACGACCTCTTCGACCAGGTGGAGTCGCGGTTCGTGGCCGCCTGGGAGGACGACGCCGGGCTGATGACGTACGGCGAAGCCGTGGCCGACGTCCTCGCGTTCGGTGAGAGTGAAGGCGAATCCGTGGGCATGAGTCCCGAGGAATGGCGGGCGTTCGCCCGTCGCGCCTCGCTCTACGCCGCACGGACAAAGGCCAAGGAGTTGGGCGCCGACCCGGGGTGGGACTGCGAGCTGGCAAAGACCCCGGAGGGCTACTACCAGGTTCGTGGCGGCATTCCGTATGCGATTGCCAAATCGCTGGCGGCCGCACCGTTTGCCGACATCCTCTGGATGGAAACCAAGACCGCCGATCTGGCCGATGCCCGCCAATTCGCCGAGGCGATCCATGCCGAGTACCCCGACCAAATGCTGGCCTACAACCTTTCGCCATCGTTCAACTGGGACACCACCGGTATGACCGACGAGGAGATGAAGCAGTTCCCCGTTGAGCTCGGCAAGATGGGATTCGTCTTCAACTTCATCACCTACGGCGGGCATCAAATCGACGGCGTTGCAGCCGAGGAGTTCGCCACCTCGCTGCAGCAGGACGGCATGCTTGCGCTGGCCCGCCTGCAGCGCAAGATGCGCCTGGTCGAGTCGCCCTACCGCACCCCGCAGACCCTGGTCGGCGGGCCACGCAGCGACGCCGCACTGGCCGCCTCGTCTGGCCGGACGGCCACCACCAAGGCGATGGGCAAGGGCTCCACACAGCATCAGCACCTGGTCCAGACCGAGGTGCCCAAGAAGCTGCTGGAGGAATGGCTGGCCCTGTGGAGCGAGCACTATCAGCTCGGTGAGAAGCTGCGGGTGCAATTGCGGCCCCGCCGCGCCGGCTCGGATGTGCTCGAGCTCGGGATCTACGGCAACGACGGCGAGCAGCTGGCCAACGTCGTCTTCGACCCCATCAAGGACCGGCACGGCCGCAGCATCCTCACGGTGCGTGACCAGAACACGTTCGCCCAGAAGCTGCGGCAGAAGCGGCTGATGACGTTGATCCACCTCTGGCTGGTCCACCGGTTCAAGGCCGACGCCGTCTACTACGTCACGCCGACCGAGGACAACCAGTACCAGACCTCAAAGATGAAGTCGCACGGCATCTTCAGCGAGGTCAACCAGGACGTCGGCGAGATCATCGTGGCCGAGGTGAACAAGCCGCGCATCGAGGAGCTGTTGACGGCCGACCGGGTGGCGCTGCGGCAGTTGATCACCAAGGAGGGGTAGGCGTCGGTCCTGGCGGCACCATTGTCGGGCTGGCCGGCCCTGACCAGTTATTACGGCCCAGTGCCCGTGCGGAAGAAGCCCGCGAGCTGTTGCCCGACGTTCTTGACGCCGGAGTTGAAGGCCGACGTAAGAGTGCCAACCGGGCTGGTGTTGTACAGACCCGAGATGGTGTTGCCGAGATTCCACATGCCCGATTCCAGGTGCCCGACGTTGTAGTAACCCGAAATTATGCCGGGCAATGAATCCGGGACCTGGTTCCAAAAGCCTGAAATAACGGACCCCACGTTTGCGATTCCCGATACGTTTCCGTCGCCATTGTTGAAGAAACCCGACGACGGGTTCGTGGTAACGTTTCCGAAACCCGGGGTGCCTCCGATATTAATCGGGATACTGATCGGTCCTAATCCACCGTTCAGATCGACGTTCAGGGGGAAGCCACCAATGGTGATACCAGGGATGGTGAACCCACCGACTTGGCCGCTCAACGGAATATTCAAACCGAACTGCCCAATATCGAACCCAGGAATCGTGAACCCATTAACCTGGCCGCTCAACGGAATATTCAAACCGAACTGCCCAATATCGAACCCAGGAATCGTGAACCCATTAACCTGGCCGCTCAACGGAATATTCAAACCGAACTGCCCAATATCGAACCCAGGAATCGTGAACCCATTAACCTGGCCGCTCAACGGGATGCTGAAACCGAACTGCCCAATATCGAACCCAGGAATCGTGAACCCATTAAGCTGGCCGCTCAACGGGATGCTGAAACCGAACTGAGGAATATTGACACCGTTGACGACGATTGGGCCCGTGCCGCCAGTCAACGTGGGGCCAATGTCGAAGTGACTTAGTGTGATGGGGCCGATGGTGCCCGAAACGACCAGAGCGACGCTATATGGAACCGCTCGAATAGTGACATCGACTGGCACCGTCACGCCGACTGTCACAGGTATTCCGGGAACAGTGATACTACCCACGCTGATCCCGCCGACCGTACCCCCCGCATTAATACCCAGCGGAATCGTAGGAATAGGGACACCAGGCACAGAGATCGCGCCCACCGTACCCCCCGCATTAATACCCAGCGGAATCGTAGGAATAGGGACACCAGGCACAGAGATCGCGCCCACCGTACCCCCCGCATTAATACCCAGCGGAATCGTAGGAATGGGGACACCAGGCACAGAGATCGCGCCCACCGTACCCCCCGCATTAATACCCAGCGGAATCGTAGGAATGGGGACACTAGGCACAGAGATCGCGCCCACTGTGCCGATGGCATTAATACCAAGCGGAATTGCGGGTACATTAATGTCAGGCACAATAATAGGGCCTACACCGCCGGTCACATGGACGCCTAGTGGGATTGGGGGAATAGTGATTGTGCCCGAGAAGCCCGGCAAGCCCTGGAAGTCGCCCCGCCACAACAAGCCATCGCTAAAGTTGCCGGATATCAAGGCACCGGTGTTGACATCGCCGGTGTTGCTCCAGCCGGTATTCAAATCACCCGGGTTCAAGTAGCCGGTATTTGTGTTTCCCGGATTCAAGTCGCCCGTGTTGATGCTGCCGGTGTTGAAATTGCCCGTGTTGTAACTGCCCGTGTTGGCAACCCCGGTGTTGACGCTGCCGACATTGAAGAAGCCAGTGTTGGCGTTGCCCGCGTTGCCCAGCCCGGTGTTGTAGTTGCCGGAATTCCCTACGCCGAAGTTTCCGGTGCCCGAGTTGAAGAAACCAATGTTTCCGGTACCAGAGTTGCCGAAGCCGATGTTTCCGCTGCCCGAGTTCAGCCCGCCAAGCCCTAGCTGGTTGTTGCCGGTCAGCCCGATACCGATGTTTCCGTTACCTGTGTTGCCGAAGCCGAGGTTGTCGTTACCGAAGTTGCCGAAGCCGACGTTATTGCTGCCAACGTTGCCAAAGCCGACGTTGTGCAGGGCTGCCGTTAACCCCGGACCGGTGTTTGCAAACCCGAAGTTGTTACTGCCAAAGTTCCCGAAGCCGAAGTTACTGCCGCCGACATTGCCGAAGCCGAAGTTGCTGCCGCCAGCGTTGCCTGAACCAAAGTTGTAGTTGCCGACGTTTCCGCTGCCGAGGTTGTAGTCACCGACGTTTGCGCCACCCACGTTGAGGCTGCCATGGTTGGCGAAGCCAAAGTTGAAGGTTGTCCCTGCCACGCCGTCGCGCAAGATGCCCGCGAGCTGGCTGCCGGTGTTGCCGACGCCCGAGCTAAAGGCCGCTGTCGCCAAGCCAAGCGTGCTTGTGTTATAGACGCCTGAGACGGTGTTGCCGAAGTTGAAGACACCCGATGTCAACGGCCCGACATTAAAGTAGCCCGAGTTCCCCAAGCTCTGAGCAAGATTCCAGAAGCCCGAAGCTCCCGACCCGATATTGCCGATACCCGAGGCGCTACCGGGACCGCTGTTGAAAAAGCCCGATGACGGGGTGCTGGTCGAATTTCCGAAACCCGGCCCTCCTCCGATATCGACCGGAATATTGATCGGGCCGACGGGACCGGATACATGAAGGCTCAACGGGATCTGGGGCAGAGTGTAGCCGTTCGGGAACAGCGTGATGCCATTCACCGGATCACCAACAACACCACCCACATTGATACCCAACGGAATCCCAGGAAGCGTATAACCACCCGGGAACAGCGTGATGCCATT
The nucleotide sequence above comes from Mycobacterium pseudokansasii. Encoded proteins:
- a CDS encoding MBL fold metallo-hydrolase, which produces MHYRWEQLTASVYRCRLPFCDVTVGLVVGRGTALLIDAGTTLAEAAAIQADVSQIAHCRVTHIVLTHKHFDHVLGSAGFAGAQIYAAPEVVDYLSSATDQLRAHALQYGADVVQIDRAIAALRPPRRGIYDAVIDLGGRSVTVTHPGTGHTTADLVVVVPGAAAGGEPVVVFTGDLIEESADPLIDADSDVAAWPATLDRLLALGGPDAVYVPGHGSVVDAEFVRRQRDWLNEPGRREPH
- the aceA gene encoding isocitrate lyase ICL2; its protein translation is MAIAETDTAVRTPFEQDFDKETAETQRYFDSARFAGIIRLYTARQVVEQRGTIPVDYTVARTAAAAFYERLRELFAEHKSVTTFGPYSPGQAVSMKRMGIEAIYLGGWATSAKGSTTEDPGPDLASYPLSQVPDDAAVLVRALLTADRNQEYLRLNMTEQQRAAAPVYDFRPFIIADADTGHGGDPHVRNLIRRFVEVGVPGYHIEDQRPGTKKCGHQGGKVLVPSDEQIKRLNAARFQLDVMGVPGIIVARTDAEAANLIDSRADERDQPFLLGATNLNIPSYKACFLAMLRRFYELGVKELNGHLLYALPEGEYATASAWLERQGIMGVITDAVNTWRENGMTSIDDLFDQVESRFVAAWEDDAGLMTYGEAVADVLAFGESEGESVGMSPEEWRAFARRASLYAARTKAKELGADPGWDCELAKTPEGYYQVRGGIPYAIAKSLAAAPFADILWMETKTADLADARQFAEAIHAEYPDQMLAYNLSPSFNWDTTGMTDEEMKQFPVELGKMGFVFNFITYGGHQIDGVAAEEFATSLQQDGMLALARLQRKMRLVESPYRTPQTLVGGPRSDAALAASSGRTATTKAMGKGSTQHQHLVQTEVPKKLLEEWLALWSEHYQLGEKLRVQLRPRRAGSDVLELGIYGNDGEQLANVVFDPIKDRHGRSILTVRDQNTFAQKLRQKRLMTLIHLWLVHRFKADAVYYVTPTEDNQYQTSKMKSHGIFSEVNQDVGEIIVAEVNKPRIEELLTADRVALRQLITKEG
- a CDS encoding PPE family protein produces the protein MNFSVLPPEINSTLIYAGAGSEAMSAAAVAWNELADELALAATSFGSVTAGLVGGSWQGRAAVAMTAATAPYAGWLTEVAAQAQQTAAQALAMVAEFEAVRSAMVQPVLVAANRNQVISLVISNLFGQNAPAIAAVEAAYEEMWAVDVSAMSAYHAGASAAVSALTPFAQIVQGMAGLPAQLVAAPAAIATAAQAAVSSIPSVMSNFSLGFANAGFGNVGNANRGNFNLGNANLGSTNFGSANLGNLNFGSANLGSSNFGFGNLGSNNIGFGNVGPGVTAALSNLGFGNTGSNNIGFGNTGNGNIGFGNTGNGNIGIGLDGNNLRGFGGLNSGAGNIGLFNSGTGNIGIGNSGTGNFGIGNSGNSYNTGIGNSGEANTGFFNVGIANTGFGNTGNYNTGSFNLGSFNTGNFNPGSSNTGSFNPGDLNTGWANTGNVNTGALISGNYSNGFLWRGDYQGWLGVSGTITIPPAALDLDGTGLLGPITVPPIRIPPINLGLNSNGAIVGPITVPPIHIPPINLGLNSNGAIVGPITVPPIHIPPINLGLNSNGAIVGPIAVPPIHIPPINLGLNSNGAIVGPIAVPPIHIPPISLGLNSSGAIVGPINIQPISINPIGLSLSSNPLVIPITIPQSPFTFGIFPLPPAPGTIGPSAVDLTVGGITVTGTIGGITTPTVNISGIPLGINVGGVVGDPVNGITLFPGGYTLPGIPLGINVGGVVGDPVNGITLFPGGYTLPGIPLGINVGGVVGDPVNGITLFPGGYTLPGIPLGINVGGVVGDPVNGITLFPGGYTLPGIPLGINVGGVVGDPVNGITLFPNGYTLPQIPLSLHVSGPVGPINIPVDIGGGPGFGNSTSTPSSGFFNSGPGSASGIGNIGSGASGFWNLAQSLGNSGYFNVGPLTSGVFNFGNTVSGVYNTSTLGLATAAFSSGVGNTGSQLAGILRDGVAGTTFNFGFANHGSLNVGGANVGDYNLGSGNVGNYNFGSGNAGGSNFGFGNVGGSNFGFGNFGSNNFGFANTGPGLTAALHNVGFGNVGSNNVGFGNFGNDNLGFGNTGNGNIGIGLTGNNQLGLGGLNSGSGNIGFGNSGTGNIGFFNSGTGNFGVGNSGNYNTGLGNAGNANTGFFNVGSVNTGVANTGSYNTGNFNTGSINTGDLNPGNTNTGYLNPGDLNTGWSNTGDVNTGALISGNFSDGLLWRGDFQGLPGFSGTITIPPIPLGVHVTGGVGPIIVPDINVPAIPLGINAIGTVGAISVPSVPIPTIPLGINAGGTVGAISVPGVPIPTIPLGINAGGTVGAISVPGVPIPTIPLGINAGGTVGAISVPGVPIPTIPLGINAGGTVGGISVGSITVPGIPVTVGVTVPVDVTIRAVPYSVALVVSGTIGPITLSHFDIGPTLTGGTGPIVVNGVNIPQFGFSIPLSGQLNGFTIPGFDIGQFGFSIPLSGQVNGFTIPGFDIGQFGLNIPLSGQVNGFTIPGFDIGQFGLNIPLSGQVNGFTIPGFDIGQFGLNIPLSGQVGGFTIPGITIGGFPLNVDLNGGLGPISIPINIGGTPGFGNVTTNPSSGFFNNGDGNVSGIANVGSVISGFWNQVPDSLPGIISGYYNVGHLESGMWNLGNTISGLYNTSPVGTLTSAFNSGVKNVGQQLAGFFRTGTGP